Proteins found in one Cellulomonas palmilytica genomic segment:
- a CDS encoding MFS transporter, whose protein sequence is MTTTQTHQDVTAATASSVPAETPVTTEPLGSRFTALLTTTGLANLGDGIVQMGAPLVALTLTRSPGQISLLAAATWLPWLLLGLAGGVVVDRTDRRTAQVVALATRAALLGVGAWLALTDALSMPALVVLVLLYGVTEVFADLAQTSLVPDVVPRPRLQAANGRLIAVQQVTNTFVGGPVAGGLLALGTGWVFGLPAGLAVIAVVVLLRGVPGRYKPERTQESKPVADVREGLRYVVHHPVLRPFVIGGGVMNMASTAYFSVFILWVVGPGSRMEMRAEHFPLVTAVLAVGAVIGSLLTEMLVDRLPELAVMYGCWLACVPLMVVPLVAPTVPALVVAIFFLGLTNTIGNTISQSLRQRIVPRALLGRTTGAGRTIGYGLMPVGALLGGLVAEHAGLPTLFVGATVLTALAIAYPALTVRRSTVAAAEAANTDRHDEPA, encoded by the coding sequence ATGACCACCACGCAGACGCACCAGGACGTCACCGCGGCGACCGCGTCGTCGGTGCCCGCGGAGACCCCGGTGACCACCGAGCCGCTCGGCTCGCGGTTCACCGCGCTCCTCACCACGACGGGCCTCGCCAACCTCGGCGACGGCATCGTGCAGATGGGCGCACCGCTGGTCGCCCTCACGCTCACGCGCTCCCCCGGTCAGATCTCGCTGCTCGCGGCGGCCACGTGGCTCCCCTGGCTCCTGCTCGGGCTCGCGGGCGGCGTCGTGGTCGACCGCACCGACCGTCGCACCGCGCAGGTCGTGGCCCTGGCCACCCGCGCCGCGCTGCTCGGCGTGGGCGCGTGGCTCGCGCTGACCGACGCGCTGTCGATGCCCGCGCTCGTCGTGCTCGTCCTGCTCTACGGCGTGACGGAGGTGTTCGCGGACCTCGCGCAGACCTCGCTCGTCCCGGACGTCGTGCCGCGGCCCCGGCTGCAGGCGGCCAACGGTCGGCTCATCGCCGTGCAGCAGGTGACCAACACGTTCGTCGGCGGACCCGTCGCAGGCGGCCTGCTCGCCCTCGGCACCGGCTGGGTGTTCGGCCTGCCCGCCGGGCTCGCCGTGATCGCGGTCGTCGTGCTCCTGCGCGGCGTGCCGGGACGCTACAAGCCCGAGCGGACGCAGGAGAGCAAGCCGGTCGCGGACGTGCGCGAGGGCCTGCGCTACGTCGTGCACCACCCCGTGCTGCGCCCGTTCGTCATCGGCGGCGGCGTCATGAACATGGCGAGCACCGCGTACTTCTCGGTGTTCATCCTGTGGGTCGTCGGGCCCGGGTCGCGCATGGAGATGCGCGCCGAGCACTTCCCGCTCGTCACCGCCGTGCTCGCCGTGGGCGCCGTCATCGGCTCGCTGCTCACGGAGATGCTCGTCGACCGGCTCCCCGAGCTCGCCGTCATGTACGGGTGCTGGCTCGCGTGCGTGCCGCTCATGGTCGTGCCGCTCGTCGCGCCGACGGTCCCCGCGCTCGTCGTCGCGATCTTCTTCCTCGGCCTGACCAACACGATCGGCAACACCATCTCGCAGTCGCTGCGCCAGCGGATCGTGCCGCGCGCCCTGCTCGGCCGCACCACCGGGGCGGGGCGGACCATCGGCTACGGCCTCATGCCGGTCGGCGCGCTGCTCGGCGGGCTCGTCGCCGAGCACGCGGGGCTGCCCACGCTGTTCGTCGGCGCGACCGTCCTGACGGCGCTCGCCATCGCGTACCCGGCGCTCACCGTGCGCCGCTCGACGGTCGCCGCGGCCGAGGCCGCGAACACCGACCGGCACGACGAGCCCGCCTGA
- a CDS encoding STAS domain-containing protein, producing MIEISTSPTSTTLVISGDLDLAERDQFPEVAARVVGLRRQLVVIDMCRVTFMDSTGAAFLISLADSARKRGGAAALRGADPRDLFVLEVCGALELFRIDADHRCEDARPTSDFSAPATT from the coding sequence ATGATCGAGATCTCCACGTCGCCGACGAGCACCACGCTCGTGATCTCCGGCGACCTCGACCTCGCGGAGCGCGACCAGTTCCCCGAGGTCGCCGCGCGGGTCGTCGGGCTGCGCCGTCAGCTCGTCGTCATCGACATGTGCCGCGTGACGTTCATGGACTCCACGGGGGCAGCTTTCCTGATCTCGCTCGCCGACTCGGCACGCAAGCGTGGCGGCGCCGCGGCGCTGCGCGGCGCGGACCCGCGCGACCTGTTCGTGCTCGAGGTCTGCGGCGCGCTCGAGCTGTTCCGCATCGACGCGGACCACCGCTGCGAGGACGCGCGCCCCACGTCGGACTTCTCGGCGCCCGCGACCACCTGA
- the purD gene encoding phosphoribosylamine--glycine ligase, with the protein MKILVVGTGAREHAITRALALDPAVTQLHAAPGNPGIGEVATLHAVDPLDGAAVADLARELGADLVVVGPEAPLVAGVGDAVRAAGIPVFGPSAQAARLEGSKAFAKEVMAAAGVPTAEPRVARTVEEAVAAIDELGAPHVVKEDGLAAGKGVVVTEDRQVAVDHARACLAKEGGAVVVEEYLDGPEVSLFVLSDGTDVVPLVPAQDFKRALDDDKGPNTGGMGAYTPLPWAPDGLVEEVLETVARPTVAEMARRGTPFVGVLYCGLALTSKGVRVVEFNARFGDPETQVVLARLRTPLAGVLHAAATGGLGALAPLEWSDEAAVTVVVASQGYPAAPRTGDVITGLQTAEAVEGVHVLHAGTAYDAEGRVVSAGGRVLSVTATGADLAEARERAYVGVASIGLEGAHHRSDIAAKASAAS; encoded by the coding sequence GTGAAGATCCTCGTCGTCGGCACCGGCGCCCGTGAGCACGCGATCACCCGAGCCCTCGCGCTCGACCCGGCCGTGACCCAGCTGCACGCGGCCCCCGGCAACCCGGGGATCGGCGAGGTCGCGACGCTGCACGCGGTCGACCCGCTCGACGGCGCGGCGGTCGCGGACCTCGCGCGCGAGCTCGGCGCGGACCTCGTCGTCGTCGGCCCCGAGGCGCCGCTCGTCGCGGGCGTGGGTGACGCGGTGCGCGCCGCCGGGATCCCGGTCTTCGGGCCGTCGGCGCAGGCCGCGCGGCTCGAGGGCTCCAAGGCGTTCGCCAAGGAGGTCATGGCCGCCGCGGGCGTGCCCACGGCCGAGCCGCGCGTCGCGCGCACGGTCGAGGAGGCCGTCGCAGCGATCGACGAGCTCGGCGCGCCGCACGTCGTCAAGGAGGACGGGCTCGCGGCGGGCAAGGGCGTCGTCGTGACCGAGGACCGTCAGGTCGCGGTCGACCACGCGCGTGCGTGCCTCGCGAAGGAGGGCGGCGCGGTCGTCGTCGAGGAGTACCTCGACGGCCCCGAGGTCTCGCTGTTCGTGCTGTCGGACGGCACCGACGTGGTCCCGCTCGTGCCGGCGCAGGACTTCAAGCGCGCGCTCGACGACGACAAGGGCCCGAACACGGGCGGCATGGGCGCGTACACGCCGCTGCCGTGGGCGCCCGACGGACTCGTCGAGGAGGTCCTCGAGACCGTCGCCCGCCCCACGGTCGCGGAGATGGCGCGCCGCGGCACGCCGTTCGTCGGCGTCCTGTACTGCGGGCTCGCGCTGACGTCGAAGGGCGTGCGCGTCGTGGAGTTCAACGCGCGGTTCGGCGACCCCGAGACGCAGGTCGTGCTCGCGCGCCTGCGCACCCCGCTCGCGGGCGTGCTGCACGCGGCGGCGACGGGCGGCCTGGGCGCGCTCGCCCCGCTCGAGTGGTCCGACGAGGCCGCGGTCACCGTGGTCGTCGCGTCGCAGGGCTACCCGGCCGCGCCGCGCACGGGCGACGTCATCACCGGGCTGCAGACGGCCGAGGCCGTCGAGGGTGTGCACGTGCTGCACGCCGGCACCGCGTACGACGCCGAGGGTCGCGTGGTCAGCGCGGGCGGGCGCGTGCTGTCCGTGACGGCGACCGGCGCGGACCTCGCGGAGGCGCGCGAGCGCGCGTACGTGGGTGTCGCGAGCATCGGGCTCGAGGGCGCGCACCACCGCTCGGACATCGCGGCGAAGGCGTCCGCGGCGTCCTGA
- a CDS encoding phosphatase PAP2 family protein: MTRQLLRRPRPSSRPAEPERAVRGARSLGLAVLTGVGTGVLVVAVALLVRGEWSPLVRLDEAAVNAGTRLSGGEPGLLRALVVWQTVFLARNLVIPVLALCGWYWWRTRDTARAVWAAVTVLAGWALSNVLKELVQRARPVLDEPVEVAHGYSFPSGHATNTALMTTVLVLLVWPSLRSRGLRVAAVTGAALLTVATAADRVMLGVHYPSDVVAGMLLGVGFALASYLGFRHWYRHDDERGAA; encoded by the coding sequence GTGACCCGCCAGCTCCTGCGCCGCCCCCGACCGAGCTCACGCCCGGCCGAGCCCGAGCGCGCCGTGCGCGGCGCTCGAAGCCTCGGGCTCGCGGTGCTGACCGGCGTCGGGACGGGCGTGCTCGTCGTGGCCGTCGCTCTGCTCGTGCGCGGCGAGTGGTCCCCGCTCGTGCGGCTCGACGAGGCCGCCGTGAACGCCGGTACGCGGCTGTCGGGGGGAGAGCCGGGGCTGCTGCGCGCGCTCGTCGTCTGGCAGACGGTCTTCCTCGCGCGCAACCTCGTCATCCCGGTGCTGGCGCTGTGCGGCTGGTACTGGTGGCGCACGCGGGACACCGCGCGTGCGGTGTGGGCGGCCGTGACCGTCCTCGCGGGCTGGGCCCTGTCGAACGTGCTCAAGGAGCTCGTGCAGCGTGCCCGGCCCGTGCTCGACGAGCCCGTCGAGGTCGCGCACGGGTACTCGTTCCCGTCCGGTCACGCGACGAACACCGCGCTGATGACCACGGTCCTCGTCCTGCTGGTGTGGCCCTCGCTGCGCTCGCGGGGGCTGCGGGTCGCGGCCGTGACCGGCGCCGCGCTGCTCACCGTGGCGACCGCCGCGGACCGGGTCATGCTGGGCGTCCACTACCCGAGCGACGTGGTCGCGGGGATGCTGCTCGGCGTGGGGTTCGCCCTCGCGTCGTACCTCGGCTTCCGGCACTGGTACCGGCACGACGACGAGAGGGGCGCGGCCTGA
- a CDS encoding ATP-binding SpoIIE family protein phosphatase, protein MVNTPGTTRTSGSVEEAATEASAGPAQAPTSGVLAPPSTALLARALEATIVPYAMCEAGDLRIVWANEAFERTMGYDAAGARERQRQPIPEGARRHGEMAALRARLAQGEPTTAELSIPRADGSLFPCRVHFAPVEAPAGPPGDETPDGSPAGPAHWIVAFEDRSERVSHDEQQAALVEAERRERRSVSIIVQVSDLLMDVTDRATPLHEIATLLQRSVVSWAAFYVNDGGLRPVDATSELRPPSGRGSRHGEHRRPDGGDVEHAPQDAVQQLLDGDRDRPVELVLDRDYARASASHWLVERVALESGLDELPEAAFVVPVPGRRRVIGVLVVLPRPEAGGRLEASTTTVLELIARRVGLVLDNARLYDREHRLAETLQRAMLPQQAEVDGLDVWTYYAPNSENAQVGGDWYDVLQIEHDVVGVVIGDVVGHDVEAAAAMGQLRSVVRSYAYDVTLPGPVLERVDQLVAGMRIPRAAGLVLSTLHRLGDRWLLRWSRAGHLPVLHVRGGEVAQLLAAGGPLVGFGNGQRGTAELELEPGDVLVYHTDGLVERRDRDLREGLDALSRVVAGVTARDSAGIGEELLSRLADHPEDDVAVVVVRVPDPSDVAQRGRSPRRRRWSLPSEAASVGRARHAVVRTCHAWDMPDASNAELVVSELVANAVLHGYGHVSLQLYDTGDGLRIEVEDGNPAPPVTTDGHPGRVGGFGMQIVERLADWGWRQSSRGKVVWAKVRPGALPPTGR, encoded by the coding sequence GTGGTCAACACCCCGGGCACGACCCGTACGTCCGGATCTGTCGAGGAGGCCGCGACCGAGGCCTCCGCAGGGCCCGCGCAGGCCCCCACGTCGGGCGTGCTCGCGCCCCCGTCGACCGCCCTGCTGGCGCGCGCGCTCGAGGCCACGATCGTGCCGTACGCGATGTGCGAGGCGGGCGACCTGCGCATCGTGTGGGCGAACGAGGCGTTCGAGCGGACCATGGGCTACGACGCCGCGGGGGCGCGCGAGCGGCAGCGGCAGCCGATCCCCGAGGGGGCGCGCCGGCACGGTGAGATGGCCGCGCTGCGGGCGCGGCTCGCGCAGGGGGAGCCGACGACCGCCGAGCTGTCCATCCCGCGCGCCGACGGGTCGCTGTTCCCGTGCCGGGTGCACTTCGCGCCGGTCGAGGCGCCGGCCGGGCCGCCGGGCGACGAGACGCCCGACGGGAGCCCCGCGGGCCCCGCGCACTGGATCGTCGCGTTCGAGGACCGTTCCGAGCGCGTCTCGCACGACGAGCAGCAGGCGGCGCTCGTCGAGGCGGAGCGCCGCGAGCGCCGCAGCGTCAGCATCATCGTCCAGGTCTCCGACCTGCTCATGGACGTCACGGACCGCGCGACGCCGCTGCACGAGATCGCCACGCTGCTGCAGCGCTCGGTCGTGTCGTGGGCGGCGTTCTACGTCAACGACGGTGGTCTGCGGCCCGTGGACGCGACGAGCGAGCTGCGGCCGCCGTCGGGCCGTGGGAGCCGGCACGGCGAGCACCGCCGCCCGGACGGCGGGGACGTCGAGCACGCGCCGCAGGACGCCGTGCAGCAGCTCCTCGACGGGGACCGGGACCGGCCCGTCGAGCTCGTGCTGGACCGCGACTACGCGCGCGCGAGCGCGTCGCACTGGCTCGTCGAGCGGGTCGCGCTCGAGTCGGGTCTCGACGAGCTGCCGGAGGCGGCGTTCGTCGTGCCGGTGCCGGGGCGTCGCCGGGTCATCGGCGTGCTCGTCGTGCTGCCGCGTCCTGAGGCGGGCGGGCGGCTCGAGGCGTCGACGACGACCGTGCTCGAGCTCATCGCGCGCCGCGTGGGCCTCGTGCTCGACAACGCTCGCCTGTACGACCGCGAGCACCGTCTCGCGGAGACGCTGCAGCGCGCGATGCTTCCGCAGCAGGCCGAGGTCGACGGCCTCGACGTGTGGACGTACTACGCGCCGAACTCCGAGAACGCACAGGTCGGCGGCGACTGGTACGACGTGCTGCAGATCGAGCACGACGTCGTGGGCGTGGTGATCGGCGACGTCGTGGGGCACGACGTGGAGGCGGCGGCGGCGATGGGCCAGCTGCGTTCGGTGGTGCGGTCCTACGCGTACGACGTGACGCTGCCGGGGCCGGTGCTGGAGCGTGTCGACCAGCTGGTCGCGGGCATGCGGATCCCGCGCGCCGCGGGGCTCGTGCTGTCCACGCTGCACCGCCTGGGCGACCGCTGGCTGCTGCGCTGGTCGCGCGCCGGGCACCTGCCGGTGCTGCACGTGCGCGGCGGTGAGGTGGCGCAGCTGCTGGCCGCGGGCGGGCCGCTCGTCGGGTTCGGCAACGGGCAGCGCGGCACGGCCGAGCTCGAGCTCGAGCCCGGTGACGTGCTCGTCTACCACACGGACGGTCTCGTCGAGCGGCGCGACCGCGACCTGCGCGAGGGTCTCGACGCGCTGTCCCGCGTGGTCGCCGGCGTCACCGCGCGCGACTCCGCGGGCATCGGCGAGGAGCTGCTGTCCCGGCTCGCGGACCACCCCGAGGACGACGTCGCGGTCGTCGTCGTGCGCGTGCCCGACCCGAGCGACGTCGCGCAGCGGGGCCGCAGCCCGCGGCGCCGGCGCTGGTCGCTGCCGAGCGAGGCCGCGTCGGTGGGCCGCGCGCGGCACGCGGTGGTGCGCACGTGCCACGCGTGGGACATGCCGGACGCGTCGAACGCGGAGCTCGTCGTCTCCGAGCTCGTCGCGAACGCGGTGCTGCACGGCTACGGCCACGTCTCGCTGCAGCTCTACGACACGGGCGACGGCCTGCGCATCGAGGTCGAGGACGGCAACCCCGCGCCGCCCGTGACGACCGACGGCCACCCCGGGCGCGTCGGCGGGTTCGGCATGCAGATCGTCGAGCGCCTGGCCGACTGGGGCTGGCGGCAGTCGAGCCGCGGCAAGGTCGTGTGGGCCAAGGTGCGCCCGGGCGCGCTGCCGCCGACCGGCCGCTGA
- a CDS encoding phosphatase PAP2 family protein, producing the protein MLDLHRWDPDVATRPEPRRAARDLAVRVLLPAVVWGAVVVGLGMLLDGPLRWVAEREDPVSRWFVEQRTATLDALSAFASHVGNTQWIIAVCVLVVAAVWWRTRRWWYAVVPAVALSAQVMVFLGSSALVGRSRPDVEQLDEAPPTSSFPSGHSGASTALYVTLALMAQRIRRTWLRVVLTVVLLLVPVLVMTSRLYRGMHHPSDVLVGCVNGLLCAVLGWGWLSTPRSKAADDAHAVDADGSTTTGARR; encoded by the coding sequence ATGCTCGACCTGCACCGCTGGGACCCGGACGTCGCGACCCGACCCGAGCCGCGGCGGGCCGCGCGTGACCTGGCGGTGCGCGTGCTGCTGCCCGCAGTCGTCTGGGGCGCCGTGGTCGTCGGGCTCGGGATGCTGCTCGACGGCCCGCTGCGCTGGGTCGCCGAGCGCGAGGACCCGGTCAGCCGGTGGTTCGTCGAGCAGCGCACCGCGACGCTCGACGCGCTGTCCGCGTTCGCGTCCCACGTCGGCAACACCCAGTGGATCATCGCGGTGTGCGTGCTCGTCGTCGCCGCCGTCTGGTGGCGCACGCGTCGCTGGTGGTACGCGGTGGTCCCCGCGGTCGCGCTCAGCGCGCAGGTGATGGTGTTCCTCGGGTCGTCCGCGCTCGTCGGGCGCAGTCGACCGGACGTGGAGCAGCTCGACGAGGCGCCGCCCACGTCGAGCTTCCCGAGCGGCCACTCGGGTGCGTCGACCGCGCTGTACGTGACGCTCGCGCTCATGGCGCAGCGCATCCGGCGCACGTGGCTGCGGGTCGTGCTGACGGTCGTGCTGCTCCTGGTCCCGGTGCTCGTCATGACCTCGCGCCTGTACCGGGGGATGCACCACCCGAGCGACGTGCTCGTCGGGTGCGTCAACGGGCTCCTGTGCGCGGTGCTGGGGTGGGGCTGGCTGAGCACGCCGCGGTCGAAGGCAGCTGACGACGCGCACGCGGTGGACGCCGACGGCAGCACGACGACGGGAGCACGACGATGA
- a CDS encoding phosphoribosylaminoimidazolesuccinocarboxamide synthase, whose amino-acid sequence MTHDATDAPAATTTAALPGWTHTYSGKVRDLYVPDESAQGRAVREEHGDVVLVVASDRVSAYDHVLSPGIPDKGVVLTQLSLWWFEQLADLVPSHVVSTDVPAAVAGRAMICRRLQMFPVECVVRGYLTGSGLAEYRASGEVTGIPLPAGLVDGSRLPEPVFTPATKAELGDHDENVPFSVVAATVGDENAAALRDLTLAVYSRAEAIARERGVLLADTKLEFGTDPATGAITLGDEVLTPDSSRFWPADQWQPGHPQPSFDKQFVRDWLTSASSGWERASDAPPPPLPADVVERTRARYLEAYERLTGVPLAL is encoded by the coding sequence GTGACCCACGACGCCACGGACGCCCCCGCCGCGACGACCACCGCCGCCCTCCCCGGGTGGACGCACACGTACTCGGGCAAGGTCCGGGACCTGTACGTCCCCGACGAGAGCGCGCAGGGCCGGGCCGTGCGGGAGGAGCACGGCGACGTGGTGCTCGTCGTCGCGAGCGATCGCGTCTCGGCGTACGACCACGTGCTCTCCCCGGGCATCCCCGACAAGGGCGTGGTGCTCACGCAGCTGTCGCTGTGGTGGTTCGAGCAGCTCGCCGACCTGGTGCCGAGCCACGTGGTGTCGACCGACGTGCCCGCCGCGGTCGCGGGCCGCGCGATGATCTGCCGGCGCCTGCAGATGTTCCCGGTCGAGTGCGTCGTGCGCGGCTACCTCACCGGCTCGGGGCTCGCGGAGTACCGCGCGTCGGGCGAGGTCACCGGCATCCCGCTGCCCGCGGGCCTCGTCGACGGCTCGCGTCTGCCCGAGCCCGTCTTCACGCCCGCCACCAAGGCCGAGCTGGGCGACCACGACGAGAACGTGCCGTTCTCGGTGGTCGCCGCGACGGTCGGCGACGAGAACGCCGCCGCGCTGCGCGACCTCACGCTCGCGGTCTACTCGCGGGCCGAGGCGATCGCGCGCGAGCGCGGCGTGCTGCTCGCGGACACCAAGCTCGAGTTCGGCACCGACCCCGCCACGGGCGCGATCACGCTCGGCGACGAGGTGCTCACACCGGACTCGTCGCGGTTCTGGCCCGCCGACCAGTGGCAGCCCGGGCACCCGCAGCCGAGCTTCGACAAGCAGTTCGTGCGCGACTGGCTGACGTCGGCGTCGTCGGGGTGGGAGCGCGCGTCGGACGCACCGCCCCCGCCGCTGCCGGCCGACGTGGTCGAGCGCACGCGGGCGCGCTACCTCGAGGCGTACGAGCGCCTCACGGGAGTGCCGCTCGCGCTCTGA
- a CDS encoding helix-turn-helix domain-containing protein: MAERKPPASVDDAATPDEGRRVRLPSSAQGADGAPAESSPLESSSPFGDAPRALGVEALKAFAHPLRIAMYRYLTAHGRGTASQVARHLGESTGQTSYHLRQLERHGLIEDDPTAPTGGRERWWRPVGFTLDRRHLDDPAARLAADTALRAVIQERAETLQTWFDSISTAAPWDDVAVHTTSSSDLTLEEASALSHELVEVIDRHTDAAKARKEAGDTEGRRRVRVYADVFPLPLDD, translated from the coding sequence ATGGCCGAGCGCAAGCCCCCCGCGTCCGTCGACGACGCCGCGACGCCCGACGAGGGAAGGCGGGTTCGACTCCCGTCTTCCGCGCAGGGTGCGGACGGCGCACCTGCCGAGTCGTCGCCGCTCGAGTCGTCGTCGCCCTTCGGCGACGCGCCCCGCGCGCTCGGCGTCGAGGCCCTGAAGGCGTTCGCGCACCCGCTGCGCATCGCGATGTACCGGTACCTGACCGCGCACGGCCGCGGAACGGCGAGCCAGGTCGCGCGGCACCTGGGGGAGAGCACCGGCCAGACGAGCTACCACCTGCGCCAGCTCGAGCGGCACGGGCTGATCGAGGACGACCCGACGGCCCCGACGGGCGGTCGTGAGCGCTGGTGGCGGCCGGTCGGCTTCACGCTCGACCGGCGGCACCTCGACGACCCGGCCGCGCGCCTCGCGGCCGACACCGCGCTGCGGGCGGTCATCCAGGAGCGCGCCGAGACGTTGCAGACCTGGTTCGACTCGATCAGCACCGCGGCGCCGTGGGACGACGTGGCGGTGCACACCACGTCGTCGTCGGACCTCACGCTCGAGGAGGCGTCCGCGCTGTCCCACGAGCTCGTCGAGGTCATCGACCGGCACACGGACGCGGCCAAGGCGCGCAAGGAGGCGGGCGACACCGAGGGTCGCCGCCGCGTGCGCGTGTACGCCGACGTGTTCCCGCTGCCGCTCGACGACTGA
- a CDS encoding STAS domain-containing protein — protein sequence MIVGVDTTRIVLSGEVDADLGPELHEATTEAENAGLPIEVDAHHVTFMDSSGVAFLARLSIRSQHRVRLLRVPPTVRFLLEVTRIGELLDVVEESDEREFQPVAPDTTP from the coding sequence GTGATCGTCGGGGTGGACACGACGAGGATCGTCCTGTCCGGGGAGGTCGACGCCGACCTCGGCCCCGAGCTGCACGAGGCCACCACCGAGGCCGAGAACGCGGGTCTGCCGATCGAGGTGGACGCGCACCACGTCACGTTCATGGACTCGTCGGGCGTGGCGTTCCTCGCCCGCCTGTCGATCCGTTCGCAGCACCGCGTGCGGCTGCTGCGCGTCCCGCCGACCGTGCGCTTCCTGCTGGAGGTCACGCGGATCGGCGAGCTGCTGGACGTCGTCGAGGAGTCCGACGAGCGGGAGTTCCAGCCCGTCGCACCCGACACGACGCCCTGA
- a CDS encoding DUF3151 domain-containing protein yields MTHENLLGPEPTLLPADGDDAEARAALAAGEDARGAVRVAPAASLVWALLAEQALQDTGDPVAAYAYARTGYHRGLDALRRAGWRGRGPIPADHEPNQGFLRALLALAEAADAIGESDEAERCQQFLVDSGTSAEEVSGLR; encoded by the coding sequence ATGACGCACGAGAACCTCCTGGGCCCCGAGCCGACGCTGCTGCCCGCCGACGGTGACGACGCCGAGGCCCGCGCAGCGCTCGCGGCGGGCGAGGACGCGCGGGGCGCGGTGCGGGTCGCGCCCGCGGCCTCGCTGGTGTGGGCCCTGCTCGCGGAGCAGGCGCTGCAGGACACGGGCGACCCGGTGGCGGCGTACGCGTACGCGCGCACCGGCTACCACCGCGGGCTCGACGCGCTGCGCCGCGCGGGGTGGCGCGGTCGCGGCCCGATCCCCGCGGACCACGAGCCCAACCAGGGCTTCCTGCGCGCGCTGCTCGCGCTCGCGGAGGCGGCGGACGCGATCGGCGAGTCGGACGAGGCGGAGCGCTGCCAGCAGTTCCTCGTCGACTCGGGCACGTCGGCCGAGGAGGTCTCGGGCCTGCGCTGA
- a CDS encoding adenylosuccinate synthase, whose translation MPAVVVLGVQWGDEGKGKATDQLGSRIEYVVKFNGGNNAGHTVVVGGEKYALHLLPSGILSPGVVPVIGNGVVIDLEVLFQEIDGLEGRGVDTSRLLVSSAAHVIAPYNRTVDKVTERFLGKRRIGTTGRGIGPTYADKINRVGIRVQDLFDEKILAQKVEGALDQKNHLLVKVYNRRAITVEETVEDLLRYAERLRPFVADTPLELNRALDAGKTLVFEAGQATMLDVDHGTYPFVTSSSATAGGACTGSGVGPTRIDRVVGVAKAYTTRVGEGPFPTELLDDDGEWLRQTGGEFGTTTGRPRRTGWYDAVVSRYASRVNGLTDIVLTKLDVLTGRDRIPVCVAYEVDGQRVDEMPLDQSDFHHATPVYEYLDGWTQDITGAREWDDLPAAAQRYLEFLESVSGTRISAIGVGPGREATIIKHDLLD comes from the coding sequence ATGCCCGCCGTCGTGGTGCTCGGCGTCCAGTGGGGCGACGAGGGCAAGGGCAAGGCGACCGACCAGCTCGGCTCGCGCATCGAGTACGTCGTGAAGTTCAACGGCGGCAACAACGCCGGCCACACGGTCGTCGTCGGCGGCGAGAAGTACGCGCTGCACCTGCTGCCCTCGGGCATCCTCTCCCCGGGCGTCGTACCCGTCATCGGCAACGGTGTCGTCATCGACCTCGAGGTCCTGTTCCAGGAGATCGACGGCCTGGAGGGCCGCGGTGTCGACACCTCGCGCCTGCTCGTCTCGTCCGCCGCGCACGTCATCGCGCCGTACAACCGCACGGTCGACAAGGTCACGGAGCGGTTCCTCGGCAAGCGCCGCATCGGCACCACGGGCCGCGGCATCGGCCCGACGTACGCGGACAAGATCAACCGCGTCGGCATCCGCGTGCAGGACCTGTTCGACGAGAAGATCCTCGCGCAGAAGGTCGAGGGTGCCCTCGACCAGAAGAACCACCTGCTCGTGAAGGTCTACAACCGCCGCGCGATCACGGTCGAGGAGACGGTCGAGGACCTGCTGCGCTACGCCGAGCGCCTGCGCCCGTTCGTCGCGGACACGCCCCTGGAGCTGAACCGCGCGCTCGACGCGGGCAAGACGCTCGTGTTCGAGGCCGGCCAGGCGACGATGCTCGACGTCGACCACGGCACGTACCCGTTCGTGACGTCGTCGTCCGCGACCGCGGGCGGCGCGTGCACGGGCTCGGGCGTCGGCCCGACCCGCATCGACCGGGTCGTGGGCGTCGCGAAGGCGTACACGACGCGCGTCGGCGAGGGCCCGTTCCCGACGGAGCTGCTGGACGACGACGGCGAGTGGCTGCGGCAGACCGGCGGCGAGTTCGGCACGACGACGGGCCGTCCGCGCCGGACCGGCTGGTACGACGCGGTCGTCTCGCGGTACGCGTCGCGCGTCAACGGCTTGACGGACATCGTCCTGACGAAGCTCGACGTGCTGACCGGCCGCGACCGCATCCCGGTGTGCGTCGCGTACGAGGTGGACGGGCAGCGCGTCGACGAGATGCCGCTCGACCAGTCGGACTTCCACCACGCCACGCCCGTCTACGAGTACCTCGACGGCTGGACGCAGGACATCACGGGGGCGCGCGAGTGGGACGACCTGCCCGCCGCGGCGCAGCGCTACCTGGAGTTCCTGGAGTCGGTGTCCGGCACGCGGATCAGCGCGATCGGCGTCGGACCGGGCCGTGAGGCGACGATCATCAAGCACGACCTGCTCGACTGA